One Dysosmobacter welbionis DNA segment encodes these proteins:
- the grpE gene encoding nucleotide exchange factor GrpE, whose protein sequence is MPDEKAEKAARGKKKKEKTYTLTREQMEAAELAARQLESVKDQFVRLTAEYDNYRKRTAKEKDNLYQDAKADTIKEFLAVYDNLERAVATEGDEDSPHKKGLEMIFHQYQEILKKLGVTEIEAQGQPFDPEKHNAVMHIDDENLGENVVSQVFQAGFLLGDKVIRHAIVQVAN, encoded by the coding sequence GTGCCCGATGAGAAGGCGGAGAAGGCCGCCAGGGGCAAGAAGAAAAAGGAAAAGACCTACACCCTGACCCGGGAGCAGATGGAGGCGGCGGAGCTGGCCGCCCGGCAGCTGGAGTCCGTGAAGGATCAGTTCGTCCGGCTGACGGCAGAGTACGACAACTACCGCAAGCGCACCGCTAAGGAGAAAGACAATCTCTACCAGGACGCCAAGGCGGACACCATCAAGGAGTTCCTGGCGGTGTACGACAACCTGGAGCGGGCTGTGGCCACTGAGGGCGATGAGGACTCTCCCCACAAGAAGGGGCTGGAGATGATCTTCCACCAGTACCAGGAGATCCTGAAGAAGCTGGGAGTCACGGAGATCGAGGCCCAGGGCCAGCCATTTGACCCGGAAAAGCACAACGCCGTTATGCACATCGATGATGAGAACCTTGGGGAGAACGTGGTATCCCAGGTGTTCCAGGCGGGGTTCCTGCTGGGTGACAAGGTGATCCGACACGCTATTGTGCAGGTGGCAAACTGA